The following are encoded together in the Lytechinus variegatus isolate NC3 chromosome 19, Lvar_3.0, whole genome shotgun sequence genome:
- the LOC121406349 gene encoding uncharacterized protein LOC121406349 has product MAILQRCCCFSNVRAGSTACGVYSLISACIYLAVWAHQLALFVAAVESIGESGPGVRGIYAAFSLYIIASVFLIIASIVLLVGVSKDNKEMLIPYMVAMMLLIVLQAIAWIIIFALLGLEGTFLIGNLVGWLLFTALNITCLLCVISQYQELRDGRGKASDVA; this is encoded by the exons atGGCGATTCTGCAAAGATGTTGCTGTTTCTCTAACGTCAGGGCTGGTTCTACTGCTTGCGGAGTCTACTCGTTG ATAAGCGCCTGCATCTATTTGGCAGTATGGGCCCACCAGCTGGCTTTATTCGTTGCAGCAGTCGAATCAATTGGAGAATCAG GTCCAGGAGTTCGTGGAATATACGCGGCATTTAGTCTTTACATCATCGCATCCGTTTTCCTGATCATCGCG tccATTGTCCTTCTTGTAGGCGTGTCTAAA GATAATAAAGAGATGCTGATCCCGTACATGGTAGCTATGATGCTGCTCATAGTTCTTCAAGCCATCGCCTGGATTATAATATTCGCCTTGCTC GGCCTGGAAGGTACTTTCCTAATCGGTAATCTTGTGGGCTGGTTGCTATTCACTGCCCTCAAC aTAACTTGTCTCCTGTGCGTTATTTCGCAGTATCAGGAGCTTCGAGACGGCCGTGGAAAAGCAAGTGATGTGGCGTAA